One part of the [Synechococcus] sp. NIES-970 genome encodes these proteins:
- the dnaB gene encoding replicative DNA helicase yields MADSPSPFPQNTLPPQNIEAEELVLGGILMDPEAIGRVVDILIINAFYVQAHREIYKGLLILHNQGKPTDLLSITTWLQDNDLLAKIGGTPKLSQLVDRTVAAVNIDHYAELIMDKYFRRQLIAGGHEIVDLAYDTVKPLPEVLDESEQKIFRLTQTRTQSGLTAIAETITEAFSNIEDLQAKHQQDKNLVSGLASGFYDLDAMTNGFQRSDLVIIAGRPAMGKTSFSLNVAMNIAKRHRLPVAIFSLEMSKEQLVQRLLAGEAQIESNRLRSGRLEEVDMRPLLKAVEFLSDLPLFIDDTANLTVSQMRSQARKLQAEQGGKLGLILLDYLQLMEGGGDNRVQELSKMTRSLKGLARELDVPIFALSQLSRGVEARNSKRPMMSDLRESGSIEQDADLVLMLYRDSYYNPDTPERDIAEVIIAKHRNGPTGTVKLIFQPELTKFLNLATSPSPYVESY; encoded by the coding sequence ATGGCAGATTCCCCTTCCCCGTTCCCCCAAAATACCCTCCCACCCCAAAACATTGAGGCGGAAGAACTTGTCCTCGGAGGAATTTTGATGGATCCAGAGGCGATCGGCCGGGTGGTGGATATCCTGATCATCAACGCCTTCTATGTCCAGGCTCACCGCGAGATCTATAAAGGACTACTGATCCTCCATAACCAAGGGAAGCCGACAGATCTGTTGAGTATCACCACTTGGCTCCAGGACAATGACCTCCTCGCCAAGATTGGCGGTACTCCTAAGTTATCCCAACTCGTTGACCGCACCGTTGCCGCCGTCAATATCGACCACTATGCCGAATTGATTATGGATAAATATTTTCGGCGACAGTTAATTGCAGGGGGTCACGAAATAGTTGATTTGGCCTATGACACGGTTAAACCTTTGCCTGAAGTACTGGATGAATCGGAACAAAAAATTTTTCGTCTTACCCAAACTCGTACCCAAAGCGGCTTGACGGCGATCGCCGAAACCATCACCGAAGCTTTTAGTAACATCGAAGATCTCCAGGCAAAACATCAGCAGGACAAAAATCTCGTCTCAGGACTGGCTAGTGGTTTTTATGACCTCGATGCCATGACCAACGGTTTCCAGCGGTCTGATCTCGTGATTATCGCTGGCCGCCCAGCCATGGGTAAAACCAGCTTTTCGCTGAATGTGGCGATGAATATTGCCAAGCGCCACCGCTTACCCGTCGCAATCTTCAGCCTAGAGATGTCTAAAGAACAATTGGTGCAACGTTTGCTGGCCGGAGAAGCCCAAATTGAAAGCAATCGTCTGCGCTCGGGTCGTTTAGAAGAAGTGGATATGCGCCCCCTACTCAAGGCGGTGGAATTTTTATCTGATCTGCCCCTGTTTATTGATGACACCGCCAATCTAACCGTCAGTCAAATGCGATCGCAGGCCCGCAAACTCCAGGCAGAACAAGGGGGAAAACTGGGCCTCATTTTGCTCGATTACCTGCAATTGATGGAAGGAGGAGGGGACAACCGGGTACAAGAACTGTCAAAAATGACGCGATCGCTAAAAGGTTTGGCCCGGGAACTAGACGTGCCAATCTTTGCTCTATCCCAACTTAGCCGGGGGGTAGAAGCTCGCAATAGTAAGCGGCCAATGATGTCTGACCTGCGTGAATCTGGTTCCATTGAACAGGACGCCGATTTGGTGCTGATGCTCTACCGCGACAGTTACTATAACCCCGATACCCCCGAACGAGACATTGCTGAAGTGATTATCGCCAAACACCGCAATGGCCCCACAGGGACAGTAAAACTGATTTTCCAACCAGAATTAACGAAGTTTTTGAATCTAGCAACTAGCCCCAGTCCTTATGTCGAAAGCTATTAG
- a CDS encoding hypothetical protein (conserved hypothetical protein) → MYGSPQFQPPPRQPQQRRRRVTQIHATHQTRRHKLTYWELGTQISVNCLLAGVAIASIVQLLPAQINQQQKLATLQGEVDKAEERVDQLQAEFSRSFDAYGGQKLMQEYTLKVNPRQRRIIWVEPSALEGNSAPAQQNSN, encoded by the coding sequence ATGTATGGTTCCCCTCAATTCCAACCGCCCCCAAGACAACCCCAGCAACGCCGTCGCCGCGTAACACAGATTCACGCGACCCATCAAACCCGCCGCCACAAGCTCACCTACTGGGAATTGGGCACCCAGATTTCGGTCAATTGTCTCTTGGCTGGGGTGGCGATCGCCTCCATTGTTCAACTATTACCGGCTCAGATTAATCAACAACAGAAGCTAGCGACCCTCCAGGGAGAAGTAGACAAAGCAGAAGAACGGGTTGATCAACTTCAAGCTGAGTTTAGTCGCTCTTTTGATGCCTATGGGGGCCAAAAATTAATGCAAGAATATACCCTCAAGGTCAACCCAAGGCAGCGCCGCATTATCTGGGTAGAGCCATCTGCGCTTGAAGGGAATTCAGCGCCAGCTCAACAAAATAGCAACTAA